In ANME-2 cluster archaeon, the following proteins share a genomic window:
- a CDS encoding cytochrome c maturation protein CcmE — MKRIAGFTIILFLVLYLAYTSFASSISFYYEVSEVKAHAESIYGTKVNVNGTVVPGSIQWEPENVRLTFKLTDNASTIDVVYNDAIPNNLADNTQVTVTGIFYENNTLVAHAILTKCPSKYEAEITNETKGN, encoded by the coding sequence ATGAAACGCATAGCTGGCTTTACCATCATACTATTTCTTGTGCTCTATCTTGCGTACACAAGTTTTGCGAGTTCCATCTCTTTTTATTATGAAGTGAGTGAAGTCAAAGCACATGCCGAATCAATATACGGGACTAAAGTGAACGTAAACGGCACTGTGGTTCCCGGAAGTATTCAATGGGAACCTGAAAATGTCCGTCTCACATTTAAACTGACAGACAATGCCAGCACTATCGATGTGGTTTACAACGATGCCATACCAAACAACCTGGCTGATAATACACAGGTGACGGTCACGGGAATTTTTTATGAGAACAATACTCTGGTGGCCCATGCTATCTTGACAAAATGTCCTTCAAAATATGAAGCAGAGATCACCAACGAAACAAAGGGAAATTAA
- a CDS encoding U32 family peptidase, with protein sequence MKSRTTMNLMAPAESMATAVNVIEAGADEIYLGLETPGLVNLNLSGRGRSCNVKDQTELADIVNFAHDRGVLVDYTVNAPFMADSMEKMYIDHVMRGVEAGVDALIVGEFGALALLHEMDIGLPIHASVLLNNFNRGQIEMLAGMGVAKVVLPFKITMDEIRQLSGLGVELEVFGQFGCSNINGTCHLIHNADEAISLGLPCRANYRVSEDGRLHAILDAGTDCSLCSLGPLMDAGVSALKVVGRCMNPEMIRTIIKTYRSGIDMVRDGATPSRVKDWVLEEIPFWMMMCDQDRCKYLKTPINDSYV encoded by the coding sequence ATGAAATCTCGAACAACGATGAACCTCATGGCCCCGGCAGAGTCCATGGCCACTGCTGTTAATGTTATTGAGGCCGGTGCCGATGAGATATATCTTGGCCTGGAAACGCCGGGACTGGTGAACCTGAACCTCTCTGGCAGGGGCCGAAGCTGCAATGTTAAAGACCAGACCGAGCTGGCTGATATTGTGAATTTTGCCCATGACAGGGGTGTGCTTGTCGATTATACGGTCAATGCACCGTTCATGGCAGATTCCATGGAAAAGATGTATATCGACCACGTGATGCGTGGTGTGGAGGCAGGGGTGGATGCCCTTATTGTGGGCGAGTTCGGTGCCCTGGCATTATTGCATGAAATGGATATCGGGTTGCCCATACATGCAAGTGTGCTGCTGAATAATTTTAACCGGGGCCAGATAGAGATGCTGGCCGGCATGGGCGTGGCCAAGGTGGTGCTGCCTTTTAAGATTACCATGGACGAGATAAGGCAGTTATCGGGCCTTGGCGTGGAACTCGAAGTGTTCGGGCAGTTCGGGTGCTCCAATATCAATGGTACCTGCCATCTGATACACAATGCAGACGAGGCTATCAGCCTGGGATTGCCCTGCAGGGCGAATTACCGGGTGTCAGAAGACGGAAGGTTGCATGCCATACTGGATGCGGGCACCGATTGTTCGCTATGCAGCCTGGGACCGTTGATGGATGCAGGGGTATCTGCACTGAAAGTGGTTGGCAGGTGCATGAATCCCGAAATGATACGGACCATCATCAAGACCTATCGCAGCGGTATTGATATGGTCAGGGACGGTGCCACGCCGTCCAGGGTCAAGGACTGGGTGCTGGAAGAGATACCCTTCTGGATGATGATGTGCGACCAGGACAGGTGCAAGTACCTGAAAACTCCGATCAATGATTCATATGTGTAG